The following proteins come from a genomic window of Lolium rigidum isolate FL_2022 chromosome 5, APGP_CSIRO_Lrig_0.1, whole genome shotgun sequence:
- the LOC124653953 gene encoding uncharacterized protein LOC124653953 yields the protein MQPSRKVARVDTAEIKSRLVRKIGHQRADLYFHSLKKFLGFQLGKSEFDKICVTALGKENIKLHNFLVRSILGNACMSLGPPPSRQTPTGNSQTSTVTNGPLASGVPLARRVRPVGSRDRRFGDKPSPLGKSPLGHPGAGEFVSVEEGEEVDQARGSPVCVQSQSPIRAPLGIPPKAQNPQPPTSYASEVCYSNGELPDTKYLSKLLENKLKAEGLSISLDSADLLNSGLNVYISQMLKSCLGVAKARGNTTRTREANGSGAAASANGGRNNGIASDLGCSYQASLLDLCTAVQSNAQLLGCDYARQYEKITSHLLDN from the coding sequence ATGCAGCCCTCCAGGAAAGTTGCTCGCGTCGACACGGCCGAGATAAAGTCTCGGCTAGTCAGGAAGATCGGCCACCAGCGCGCCGACCTCTACTTCCACAGCCTGAAGAAGTTCCTGGGGTTTCAGCTTGGCAAGAGCGAGTTTGACAAGATCTGTGTGACTGCACTGGGGAAGGAGAACATTAAGCTTCACAACTTCCTCGTCCGGTCGATCCTCGGCAATGCTTGTATGTCGCTGGGGCCGCCGCCCAGCAGGCAGACGCCCACCGGGAATTCGCAGACTAGCACCGTGACGAACGGGCCGTTGGCAAGTGGCGTGCCGCTGGCGAGGAGGGTGCGGCCGGTGGGTAGCCGGGACAGGAGGTTCGGAGATAAGCCGAGTCCGCTTGGAAAGTCCCCTCTTGGCCATCCAGGGGCCGGGGAGTTTGTGTCTGTGGAGGAAGGTGAGGAGGTTGACCAAGCCAGGGGAAGCCCAGTGTGTGTGCAGAGTCAGAGCCCGATCAGGGCTCCGCTGGGCATCCCCCCCAAGGCTCAGAATCCTCAGCCTCCGACCTCTTATGCTTCAGAGGTCTGCTACAGCAATGGTGAATTGCCAGATACAAAGTACCTGTCGAAGCTACTTGAGAATAAGCTCAAGGCCGAAGGCCTTAGCATATCCCTAGACTCTGCTGATTTGCTGAACTCTGGGCTGAATGTGTACATAAGTCAGATGCTCAAGTCTTGTTTGGGTGTTGCCAAAGCAAGAGGAAACACAACTAGGACGCGTGAAGCTAATGGGAGTGGTGCTGCTGCTTCCGCAAATGGTGGGAGGAATAATGGCATTGCTTCAGATTTAGGCTGCTCCTACCAAGCTTCACTGCTAGATCTTTGCACAGCCGTACAGTCTAATGCTCAGTTACTGGGGTGCGACTATGCCAGGCAATACGAGAAGATCACTTCTCACCTTCTTGACAACTAA
- the LOC124653439 gene encoding probable polyamine transporter At3g19553 has translation MTGGGGGIDAESPPRRRPLTVLPLIALIFYDVSGGPFGIEDSVRAGGGALLPLLGFLILPVLWSLPEALITAELASAFPTNAGYVAWVSAAFGPTAAFLVGFTKWASGTLDNALYPVLFLDYLRSGGLALPGPLRSLAVLALTAALTYLNYRGLHLVGLSALFLTAFSLSPFVALTALAIPKIRPSRWLAVNPKAIDPRGYFNSMFWNLNYWDKASTLAGEVDEPRKTFPKAVFGAVGLVVGAYLIPLLAGTGALPSETSAEWTDGFFSEVGQRIGGPWLRVWIQAAAAMSNMGLFEAEMSSDSFQLLGMAEMGMIPAIFARRSRHGTPTYSILCSAAGVVVLSFMSFQEIIEFLNFLYGLGMLAVFAAFVKLRFKDPDLPRPYRIPLGSKGAAAMCVPPVALIATVMCLATARTFVVSGAVAAAGVAMYFGLEHLKTTGWVEFLAPVPSDSFHGSSSSADDDNDVEDVRAVLLGADNVPAAEEEVPTTTSKAE, from the exons atgaccggcggcggcggagggatcgATGCCGAATCCCCGCCACGGCGGCGCCCCTTGACGGTGCTCCCCCTAATCGCGCTCATCTTCTACGACGTCTCTGGCGGCCCGTTCGGCATCGAGGACTCGgtccgcgccggcggcggcgcgctgctgcccctcctcggcttcctcatcCTCCCGGTCCTCTGGTCCCTGCCCGAGGCGCTCATCACCGCCGAGCTCGCCTCCGCGTTCCCCACCAACGCCGGCTACGTGGCGTGGGTCTCCGCCGCGTTCGGCCCCACGGCGGCCTTCCTCGTCGGCTTCACCAAGTGGGCGTCCGGCACCCTCGACAACGCGCTCTACCCGGTGCTCTTCCTCGACTACCTCCGCTCCGGCGGGCTCGCGCTGCCCGGCCCGCTCCGCTCGCTCGCCGTGCTCGCGCTCACCGCCGCGCTCACCTACCTCAACTACCGCGGCCTCCACCTCGTCGGCCTCTCCGCGCTCTTCCTCACCGCCTTCTCCCTCTCCCCGTTCGTCGCGCTCACCGCGCTCGCCATCCCCAAGATCCGCCCTTCCCGCTGGCTCGCGGTCAATCCCAAAGCCATTGACCCGCGCGGCTACTTCAACTCCATGTTCTGGAACCTCAACTACTGGGACAAGGCCAGCAcgctcgccggcgaggtcgaCGAGCCCAGGAAGACGTTCCCCAAGGCGGTGTTCGGCGCCGTGGGGCTCGTCGTCGGCGCCTACCTCATCCCGCTCCTGGCCGGCACCGGCGCGCTGCCGTCCGAGACGTCCGCGGAGTGGACGGACGGCTTCTTCTCCGAGGTCGGGCAGCGGATCGGCGGGCCCTGGCTGCGCGTCTGgatccaggccgccgccgccatgtccaACATGGGCCTCTTCGAGGCCGAGATGAGCAGCGACTCCTTCCAGCTCCTCGGCATGGCCGAGATGGGCATGATCCCGGCCATCTTCGCCCGCAG GTCGCGGCACGGGACTCCGACGTACAGCATCCTGTGCTCGGCGGCGGGGGTGGTGGtgctgtccttcatgagcttccaggAGATCATCGAGTTCCTCAACTTCCTCTACGGGCTGGGCATGCTGGCCGTGTTCGCGGCCTTCGTGAAGCTGCGGTTCAAGGACCCGGACCTGCCCCGCCCCTACCGGATACCGCTCGGCTCCAAGGGGGCCGCCGCCATGTGCGTCCCGCCCGTGGCGCTCATCGCCACCGTCATGTGTCTCGCGACGGCCAGGACCTTCGTCGTCAgcggcgccgtggccgccgcgGGCGTCGCCATGTACTTCGGCCTCGAGCACCTCAAGACCACCGGGTGGGTCGAGTTCCTGGCGCCCGTGCCGTCCGACAGCTTCCACGGATCGTCGTCGTCGGCTGACGATGACAACGACGTTGAGGACGTCCGCGCCGTCCTTCTCGGTGCTGACAATGTtcccgccgccgaggaggaggtgcCCACCACCACCAGCAAGGCAGAGTAG